One window from the genome of Hoplias malabaricus isolate fHopMal1 chromosome 18, fHopMal1.hap1, whole genome shotgun sequence encodes:
- the arvcfa gene encoding splicing regulator ARVCF isoform X3 — protein sequence MPAEVKEEQSPEDPLVVPSKRLTKEQAEEVPLVEDTPDTPSSDLSTVTSTNGSTQNTEANNDESSGIGTEKSSSPDTELNPLSACSSHEEVVPKQLEESTTEAADTFPAVCKGSQDSEDILLPNVSLEKEDDCVPTQTATVTPHTETNTLSDTADDTVKDQPAQHSSTLQSPRVALTNHGTMPHGFQYPPPYTTLPTRNYLPENCYTLPLHRDFGRIAQSASVCNGASKGDQDAPDLRSGIAAISHPMMGGTLHLRPTMDLAVDDHLGPLPHPYLQDLYRMQTLIPQKRASMVSLDTIRKDPRWRDPNLREVIAMLSHPMDPVKSNAAAYLQHLCYENDKVKQEVRQLRGIPVLVGLLDHPKAEVYRKACGALRNISFGRDHFNKVAIKNSDGIPALLRLLRKTSDMEVRELVTGTLWNLSSHEPLKMVVINHGLQTLTDEIIIPHSGLRGDPNDPSRPGDPEWTTVFKNTSGCLRNVSSDGAEARQRLRECEGLVDALLHALYSAVAKRDMNNKSVENCVCILRNLSYHVHKEVPGAERFYNNPATQTAKPRSHQKKKEEMDCFGGRSTKGLELLYQPEVVRLYLSLLKLSHNQNTLEAAAGALQNLSAGQWAWSNYIRATVRKEKGLPILVELLHSDADKVVRAIAIALRNLAIDHKNKDLIGSYAMRDLVSNLPSGQQRPAKNLEGDTVVAILNTIHEIISDNLENARFLIQGQGIQKLVAINRTSQSVRETKAASHVLQSVWAYKDLRHTLSKGGWNKTHFKPAVSGAPKKQKNAKLGNDDITLPLMEKNQDGYCSNDQSDRVGDGPCHMIERESFQGVNDKRHFIRASRPAVGLVERTPQPLDSWV from the exons TCCTGACACTGAGTTGAACCCCCTGAGTGCCTGCAGCTCTCATGAGGAGGTTGTGCCAAAACAGCTGGAG GAAAGTACAACTGAAGCAGCAGACACATTTCCGGCAGTGTGCAAAGGCTCCCAGGATTCAGAAGACATTCTCCTGCCAAATGTCTCGTTGGAAAAAGAAGATGATTGTGTTCCAACCCAGACTGCCACTGTAACCCCCCATACTGAGACAAACACCTTGTCTGACACTGCGGATGACACTGTCAAAGATCAGCCTGCTCAGCACAGCAGCACTCTTCAAAGCCCTCGAGTAGCCCTTACTAACCACGGCACCATGCCCCACGGTTTCCAGTACCCTCCCCCTTACACAACCCTGCCCACCAGGAATTATTTACCAGAGAACTGCTATACCCTTCCACTTCACCGAGATTTTGGTCGAATCGCTCAGAGTGCATCCGTGTGCAATGGAGCAAGTAAAGGAGACCAAGACGCTCCTGATCTGAGGTCAGGAATCGCTGCCATCAGTCATCCTATGATGGGAGGAACCCTCCACTTGAGGCCTACTATGGACCTTGCAGTTGACGATCATTTGGGTCCTCTGCCACATCCTTATCTGCAAGACCTCTACAGGATGCAGACCCTGATTCCGCAGAAGCGTGCCAGCATGGTGAGCCTGGACACAATTCGCAAGGACCCTCGCTGGAGGGACCCCAACTTGAGGGAGGTCATAGCTATGCTCAGCCACCCCATGGACCCGGTCAAATCCAATGCTGCGGCTTACCTGCAGCATCTCTGCTACGAGAACGACAAAGTGAAGCAGGAGGTCAGGCAGCTCAGAGGTATCCCTGTATTGGTGGGATTGCTGGATCACCCAAAAGCCGAGGTCTACCGGAAGGCTTGTGGTGCCCTACGTAATATTTCCTTCGGCAGGGATCACTTCAACAAGGTTGCCATCAAGAACAGCGATGGCATTCCTGCACTCCTGAGGCTGCTGAGGAAGACCAGTGACATGGAAGTCCGAGAGTTAGTCACAG GAACGCTGTGGAATCTCTCCTCTCATGAACCTCTCAAGATGGTCGTTATCAACCATGGCCTTCAGACATTGACTGATGAGATCATCATCCCACACTCCGGCTTAAGAGGGGACCCCAATGACCCTTCCAGACCAGGAGATCCAGAATGGACCACAGTTTTCAAGAACACATCTGGGTGTTTAAG GAACGTGAGTTCCGACGGAGCTGAAGCTCGCCAAAGGCTGCGCGAGTGCGAGGGACTTGTGGACGCACTACTCCATGCCCTTTACTCGGCTGTGGCTAAGAGGGATATGAATAATAAG TCTGTGGAGAACTGTGTCTGCATCCTTCGCAACCTCTCCTACCATGTGCACAAAGAGGTTCCAGGGGCCGAGAGGTTTTACAACAACCCTGCTACTCAAACAGCAAAGCCAAGGAGCCACCAGAAGAAGAAGGAAGAGATGGACTGTTTCGGTGGACGTAGTACCAAAG gtctGGAGCTGCTCTACCAGCCCGAGGTTGTGAGGCTGTACTTGTCACTCCTCAAGTTGAGCCACAACCAAAACACTCTGGAGGCTGCTGCAGGGGCTCTTCAGAACCTGTCTGCAGGACAGTGGGCT TGGTCCAATTATATCCGAGCGACTGTGCGTAAAGAGAAGGGCCTGCCAATTCTGGTCGAACTGCTCCATTCAGATGCAGATAAAGTGGTGAGGGCTATCGCTATAGCTCTCCGCAACCTGGCTATTGACCACAAAAACAAAGATCTCATCG GGAGCTATGCCATGAGGGACCTGGTCAGCAACTTGCCCAGTGGCCAGCAGCGTCCTGCCAAAAACCTGGAAGGAGACACAGTGGTGGCAATCCTTAACACCATTCATGAGATTATCAGTGACAATCTGGAGAATGCTCGCTTCCTCATTCAGGGACAGGGCATTCAGAAGCTGGTGGCCATAAACAGGACAAG CCAATCTGTCAGAGAGACCAAAGCGGCGTCACATGTGTTGCAGAGTGTGTGGGCCTACAAAGATTTAAGACACACACTTTCCAAGGGAGGATGGAATAAAACGCACTTTAAG CCAGCAGTCTCTGGAGCCCCCAAAAAGCAGAAGAATGCCAAGCTGGGCAATGATGACATCACACTGCCCTTAATGGAGAAAAACCAAG ATGGGTACTGCAGCAATGATCAAAGTGACAGGGTTGGAGATGGGCCATGCCATATGATAGAACGAGAATCCTTCCAG GGTGTAAATGATAAGAGGCATTTCATCAGGGCTAGTAGGCCAGCTGTTGGCTTAGTGGAGCGAACTCCTCAGCCCTTGGACTCTTGGGTGTGA
- the arvcfa gene encoding splicing regulator ARVCF isoform X2, which produces MPAEVKEEQSPEDPLVVPSKRLTKEQAEEVPLVEDTPDTPSSDLSTVTSTNGSTQNTEANNDESSGIGTEKSSSPDTELNPLSACSSHEEVVPKQLEESTTEAADTFPAVCKGSQDSEDILLPNVSLEKEDDCVPTQTATVTPHTETNTLSDTADDTVKDQPAQHSSTLQSPRVALTNHGTMPHGFQYPPPYTTLPTRNYLPENCYTLPLHRDFGRIAQSASVCNGASKGDQDAPDLRSGIAAISHPMMGGTLHLRPTMDLAVDDHLGPLPHPYLQDLYRMQTLIPQKRASMVSLDTIRKDPRWRDPNLREVIAMLSHPMDPVKSNAAAYLQHLCYENDKVKQEVRQLRGIPVLVGLLDHPKAEVYRKACGALRNISFGRDHFNKVAIKNSDGIPALLRLLRKTSDMEVRELVTGTLWNLSSHEPLKMVVINHGLQTLTDEIIIPHSGLRGDPNDPSRPGDPEWTTVFKNTSGCLRNVSSDGAEARQRLRECEGLVDALLHALYSAVAKRDMNNKSVENCVCILRNLSYHVHKEVPGAERFYNNPATQTAKPRSHQKKKEEMDCFGGRSTKGRRHGASDKTYSTLEMPKRTLPTKGLELLYQPEVVRLYLSLLKLSHNQNTLEAAAGALQNLSAGQWAWSNYIRATVRKEKGLPILVELLHSDADKVVRAIAIALRNLAIDHKNKDLIGSYAMRDLVSNLPSGQQRPAKNLEGDTVVAILNTIHEIISDNLENARFLIQGQGIQKLVAINRTSQSVRETKAASHVLQSVWAYKDLRHTLSKGGWNKTHFKPAVSGAPKKQKNAKLGNDDITLPLMEKNQDGYCSNDQSDRVGDGPCHMIERESFQGVNDKRHFIRASRPAVGLVERTPQPLDSWV; this is translated from the exons TCCTGACACTGAGTTGAACCCCCTGAGTGCCTGCAGCTCTCATGAGGAGGTTGTGCCAAAACAGCTGGAG GAAAGTACAACTGAAGCAGCAGACACATTTCCGGCAGTGTGCAAAGGCTCCCAGGATTCAGAAGACATTCTCCTGCCAAATGTCTCGTTGGAAAAAGAAGATGATTGTGTTCCAACCCAGACTGCCACTGTAACCCCCCATACTGAGACAAACACCTTGTCTGACACTGCGGATGACACTGTCAAAGATCAGCCTGCTCAGCACAGCAGCACTCTTCAAAGCCCTCGAGTAGCCCTTACTAACCACGGCACCATGCCCCACGGTTTCCAGTACCCTCCCCCTTACACAACCCTGCCCACCAGGAATTATTTACCAGAGAACTGCTATACCCTTCCACTTCACCGAGATTTTGGTCGAATCGCTCAGAGTGCATCCGTGTGCAATGGAGCAAGTAAAGGAGACCAAGACGCTCCTGATCTGAGGTCAGGAATCGCTGCCATCAGTCATCCTATGATGGGAGGAACCCTCCACTTGAGGCCTACTATGGACCTTGCAGTTGACGATCATTTGGGTCCTCTGCCACATCCTTATCTGCAAGACCTCTACAGGATGCAGACCCTGATTCCGCAGAAGCGTGCCAGCATGGTGAGCCTGGACACAATTCGCAAGGACCCTCGCTGGAGGGACCCCAACTTGAGGGAGGTCATAGCTATGCTCAGCCACCCCATGGACCCGGTCAAATCCAATGCTGCGGCTTACCTGCAGCATCTCTGCTACGAGAACGACAAAGTGAAGCAGGAGGTCAGGCAGCTCAGAGGTATCCCTGTATTGGTGGGATTGCTGGATCACCCAAAAGCCGAGGTCTACCGGAAGGCTTGTGGTGCCCTACGTAATATTTCCTTCGGCAGGGATCACTTCAACAAGGTTGCCATCAAGAACAGCGATGGCATTCCTGCACTCCTGAGGCTGCTGAGGAAGACCAGTGACATGGAAGTCCGAGAGTTAGTCACAG GAACGCTGTGGAATCTCTCCTCTCATGAACCTCTCAAGATGGTCGTTATCAACCATGGCCTTCAGACATTGACTGATGAGATCATCATCCCACACTCCGGCTTAAGAGGGGACCCCAATGACCCTTCCAGACCAGGAGATCCAGAATGGACCACAGTTTTCAAGAACACATCTGGGTGTTTAAG GAACGTGAGTTCCGACGGAGCTGAAGCTCGCCAAAGGCTGCGCGAGTGCGAGGGACTTGTGGACGCACTACTCCATGCCCTTTACTCGGCTGTGGCTAAGAGGGATATGAATAATAAG TCTGTGGAGAACTGTGTCTGCATCCTTCGCAACCTCTCCTACCATGTGCACAAAGAGGTTCCAGGGGCCGAGAGGTTTTACAACAACCCTGCTACTCAAACAGCAAAGCCAAGGAGCCACCAGAAGAAGAAGGAAGAGATGGACTGTTTCGGTGGACGTAGTACCAAAG GCAGGAGGCACGGAGCAAGCGACAAAACATACAGCACTTTGGAAATGCCCAAGCGCACGCTGCCGACGAAAG gtctGGAGCTGCTCTACCAGCCCGAGGTTGTGAGGCTGTACTTGTCACTCCTCAAGTTGAGCCACAACCAAAACACTCTGGAGGCTGCTGCAGGGGCTCTTCAGAACCTGTCTGCAGGACAGTGGGCT TGGTCCAATTATATCCGAGCGACTGTGCGTAAAGAGAAGGGCCTGCCAATTCTGGTCGAACTGCTCCATTCAGATGCAGATAAAGTGGTGAGGGCTATCGCTATAGCTCTCCGCAACCTGGCTATTGACCACAAAAACAAAGATCTCATCG GGAGCTATGCCATGAGGGACCTGGTCAGCAACTTGCCCAGTGGCCAGCAGCGTCCTGCCAAAAACCTGGAAGGAGACACAGTGGTGGCAATCCTTAACACCATTCATGAGATTATCAGTGACAATCTGGAGAATGCTCGCTTCCTCATTCAGGGACAGGGCATTCAGAAGCTGGTGGCCATAAACAGGACAAG CCAATCTGTCAGAGAGACCAAAGCGGCGTCACATGTGTTGCAGAGTGTGTGGGCCTACAAAGATTTAAGACACACACTTTCCAAGGGAGGATGGAATAAAACGCACTTTAAG CCAGCAGTCTCTGGAGCCCCCAAAAAGCAGAAGAATGCCAAGCTGGGCAATGATGACATCACACTGCCCTTAATGGAGAAAAACCAAG ATGGGTACTGCAGCAATGATCAAAGTGACAGGGTTGGAGATGGGCCATGCCATATGATAGAACGAGAATCCTTCCAG GGTGTAAATGATAAGAGGCATTTCATCAGGGCTAGTAGGCCAGCTGTTGGCTTAGTGGAGCGAACTCCTCAGCCCTTGGACTCTTGGGTGTGA
- the arvcfa gene encoding splicing regulator ARVCF isoform X1 produces MPAEVKEEQSPEDPLVVPSKRLTKEQAEEVPLVEDTPDTPSSDLSTVTSTNGSTQNTEANNDESSGIGTEKSSSPDTELNPLSACSSHEEVVPKQLEESTTEAADTFPAVCKGSQDSEDILLPNVSLEKEDDCVPTQTATVTPHTETNTLSDTADDTVKDQPAQHSSTLQSPRVALTNHGTMPHGFQYPPPYTTLPTRNYLPENCYTLPLHRDFGRIAQSASVCNGASKGDQDAPDLRSGIAAISHPMMGGTLHLRPTMDLAVDDHLGPLPHPYLQDLYRMQTLIPQKRASMVSLDTIRKDPRWRDPNLREVIAMLSHPMDPVKSNAAAYLQHLCYENDKVKQEVRQLRGIPVLVGLLDHPKAEVYRKACGALRNISFGRDHFNKVAIKNSDGIPALLRLLRKTSDMEVRELVTGTLWNLSSHEPLKMVVINHGLQTLTDEIIIPHSGLRGDPNDPSRPGDPEWTTVFKNTSGCLRNVSSDGAEARQRLRECEGLVDALLHALYSAVAKRDMNNKSVENCVCILRNLSYHVHKEVPGAERFYNNPATQTAKPRSHQKKKEEMDCFGGRSTKEEWFNQCRRHGASDKTYSTLEMPKRTLPTKGLELLYQPEVVRLYLSLLKLSHNQNTLEAAAGALQNLSAGQWAWSNYIRATVRKEKGLPILVELLHSDADKVVRAIAIALRNLAIDHKNKDLIGSYAMRDLVSNLPSGQQRPAKNLEGDTVVAILNTIHEIISDNLENARFLIQGQGIQKLVAINRTSQSVRETKAASHVLQSVWAYKDLRHTLSKGGWNKTHFKPAVSGAPKKQKNAKLGNDDITLPLMEKNQDGYCSNDQSDRVGDGPCHMIERESFQGVNDKRHFIRASRPAVGLVERTPQPLDSWV; encoded by the exons TCCTGACACTGAGTTGAACCCCCTGAGTGCCTGCAGCTCTCATGAGGAGGTTGTGCCAAAACAGCTGGAG GAAAGTACAACTGAAGCAGCAGACACATTTCCGGCAGTGTGCAAAGGCTCCCAGGATTCAGAAGACATTCTCCTGCCAAATGTCTCGTTGGAAAAAGAAGATGATTGTGTTCCAACCCAGACTGCCACTGTAACCCCCCATACTGAGACAAACACCTTGTCTGACACTGCGGATGACACTGTCAAAGATCAGCCTGCTCAGCACAGCAGCACTCTTCAAAGCCCTCGAGTAGCCCTTACTAACCACGGCACCATGCCCCACGGTTTCCAGTACCCTCCCCCTTACACAACCCTGCCCACCAGGAATTATTTACCAGAGAACTGCTATACCCTTCCACTTCACCGAGATTTTGGTCGAATCGCTCAGAGTGCATCCGTGTGCAATGGAGCAAGTAAAGGAGACCAAGACGCTCCTGATCTGAGGTCAGGAATCGCTGCCATCAGTCATCCTATGATGGGAGGAACCCTCCACTTGAGGCCTACTATGGACCTTGCAGTTGACGATCATTTGGGTCCTCTGCCACATCCTTATCTGCAAGACCTCTACAGGATGCAGACCCTGATTCCGCAGAAGCGTGCCAGCATGGTGAGCCTGGACACAATTCGCAAGGACCCTCGCTGGAGGGACCCCAACTTGAGGGAGGTCATAGCTATGCTCAGCCACCCCATGGACCCGGTCAAATCCAATGCTGCGGCTTACCTGCAGCATCTCTGCTACGAGAACGACAAAGTGAAGCAGGAGGTCAGGCAGCTCAGAGGTATCCCTGTATTGGTGGGATTGCTGGATCACCCAAAAGCCGAGGTCTACCGGAAGGCTTGTGGTGCCCTACGTAATATTTCCTTCGGCAGGGATCACTTCAACAAGGTTGCCATCAAGAACAGCGATGGCATTCCTGCACTCCTGAGGCTGCTGAGGAAGACCAGTGACATGGAAGTCCGAGAGTTAGTCACAG GAACGCTGTGGAATCTCTCCTCTCATGAACCTCTCAAGATGGTCGTTATCAACCATGGCCTTCAGACATTGACTGATGAGATCATCATCCCACACTCCGGCTTAAGAGGGGACCCCAATGACCCTTCCAGACCAGGAGATCCAGAATGGACCACAGTTTTCAAGAACACATCTGGGTGTTTAAG GAACGTGAGTTCCGACGGAGCTGAAGCTCGCCAAAGGCTGCGCGAGTGCGAGGGACTTGTGGACGCACTACTCCATGCCCTTTACTCGGCTGTGGCTAAGAGGGATATGAATAATAAG TCTGTGGAGAACTGTGTCTGCATCCTTCGCAACCTCTCCTACCATGTGCACAAAGAGGTTCCAGGGGCCGAGAGGTTTTACAACAACCCTGCTACTCAAACAGCAAAGCCAAGGAGCCACCAGAAGAAGAAGGAAGAGATGGACTGTTTCGGTGGACGTAGTACCAAAG AGGAGTGGTTCAATCAGT GCAGGAGGCACGGAGCAAGCGACAAAACATACAGCACTTTGGAAATGCCCAAGCGCACGCTGCCGACGAAAG gtctGGAGCTGCTCTACCAGCCCGAGGTTGTGAGGCTGTACTTGTCACTCCTCAAGTTGAGCCACAACCAAAACACTCTGGAGGCTGCTGCAGGGGCTCTTCAGAACCTGTCTGCAGGACAGTGGGCT TGGTCCAATTATATCCGAGCGACTGTGCGTAAAGAGAAGGGCCTGCCAATTCTGGTCGAACTGCTCCATTCAGATGCAGATAAAGTGGTGAGGGCTATCGCTATAGCTCTCCGCAACCTGGCTATTGACCACAAAAACAAAGATCTCATCG GGAGCTATGCCATGAGGGACCTGGTCAGCAACTTGCCCAGTGGCCAGCAGCGTCCTGCCAAAAACCTGGAAGGAGACACAGTGGTGGCAATCCTTAACACCATTCATGAGATTATCAGTGACAATCTGGAGAATGCTCGCTTCCTCATTCAGGGACAGGGCATTCAGAAGCTGGTGGCCATAAACAGGACAAG CCAATCTGTCAGAGAGACCAAAGCGGCGTCACATGTGTTGCAGAGTGTGTGGGCCTACAAAGATTTAAGACACACACTTTCCAAGGGAGGATGGAATAAAACGCACTTTAAG CCAGCAGTCTCTGGAGCCCCCAAAAAGCAGAAGAATGCCAAGCTGGGCAATGATGACATCACACTGCCCTTAATGGAGAAAAACCAAG ATGGGTACTGCAGCAATGATCAAAGTGACAGGGTTGGAGATGGGCCATGCCATATGATAGAACGAGAATCCTTCCAG GGTGTAAATGATAAGAGGCATTTCATCAGGGCTAGTAGGCCAGCTGTTGGCTTAGTGGAGCGAACTCCTCAGCCCTTGGACTCTTGGGTGTGA